The Roseimicrobium gellanilyticum region GAATCCTGAGATGCTCAAGATGCACCCGAGCCACGGCCATGACATGGCGCTCATCAATGGTATCAGCCGCATCGGCTACATGACGGGCGGCAAATCCGCTCGTTGGGTGGACGAGGACTTTGCAGATGTGATCACGCGCGAGGCGGTATCGTTCATCGAGCAGAACAAAGCCCAGCCCTTCTTCCTCTTCTTCGCCACGCATGACATCCATGTGCCGCGCGTGCCGCACCCGCGCTTCGTGGGAAAGACGCCCATGGGTCCGCGTGGTGATGCCATCGCTCAGCTCGACTGGTCCGTGGGTGAAGTGCTTGCCACACTCGACCGCCTGAAGCTCGCGGAGAACACGCTCGTCATCTTCAGCAGCGACAACGGTCCCGTGGTGGATGACGGCTACAAGGATGACGCTGTCACGAAGCTAGGTGATCACAAACCCGCCGGCCCATGGCGCGGTGGCAAGTACTCTCGCTTCGAAGGCGCCACCCGCGTGCCCTTCATCGTGCGCTGGCCTACGAAGGTGAAGCCCGGCACCTCTGATGCACTCGTGTGCCAGGTGGACCTTTCCGCCAGCCTTGCTGCCTTGACCGGCCAGACCGTTGCCAAGGGTGATGCTCCAGACAGCCTCAACGTGCTTCCCGCGTTGCTGGGCGAGAGCAAGGAAGGCCGTGACCACCTCGTGGAGCATGCGGCGAGTCTCTCCCTGCGGAAGGGAACGTGGAAACTCATCACGCCTGCCCAGGGGCCCAAAGTGAGCAAGAACACCAACACGGAAACCGGCGCGGACCCGCAGGCACAGCTCTTCGATCTCGCCAAGGACCCCGGTGAGACAACGAATGTGGCGAGATCGCATCCGGACGTGGAGCTGGAGATGAAGGCGATGATTCAGAAGGTGGTCAGTGAGGGCACGCCGCGTCCATGAGTGTGTAAGGGCAAAGGGAAAACTTTTGCTCGCCTCACCTTCTTCAGACTGGCAGACTGTCGGCATGTCTGGCTGCCGACGTTTCTGTCAGTCTGGTATCAATATCCTCGCGGGACTGCTGCTGTTGCTCAGCGTGGCGCGCGCAGAGGTCGCACCGTGGGAGGCGTGGATTCCAGCCTCGGCTGCGGGCCACGACGTTGATGCCTTGCGCCAGAAATTCTCGCTGCTGAGCAAGGAGCAGCGTGTCGCAGCTGGGTTGCACTTGATTCAGAAATGGGGCCGCGAGGCGCGGAAGGAAGTTTTTGAGGTTTTGGAGTCCTCCGAGATTTCCGTCGAAGAGTGTTTTGCGCATTGGACCCGTCGCGACTTCGAGGCCGCTCTGGAGCGCGCGGAGCAGTGGGATGGATTTGGTGGAAACTACCTGCGTCAGGCGGTCTTTCGAGCGGTGGCCAAGAGTGATCCTGTCGAGGCGGCACGGCGCATGAGGGCGCGTCTCGATCCCATGAGCCGGACTTACTACTATTATGTCATGCTTCAGGGGTTGGTGCCGGAACTCGCGAACCAACCGGCACGTGTGATTCTCCAGGCACTGCACGAGATCCGGTCGGACCTGTGCTTCATGGATGAGTTTCGCTGGGGAGACGCTGTTTATGAACTGGCGGGCACGCGCTATCCTTGGAAACCCGCGAACCCGTCGCGTGATTGGGAGTATCTCATTTCCCAACCACCTTCCGTGGCGCGTGATCTCGTGTTGTCCCTGACGTTGCAGGTCTGGCTTCAACGGGATTTGGAAAAGGCCATCGCTCTGGACGTGCCACCTCTGTACGAGGACCTGGTGAAGTATCGATTGGATAACGCATTCCCAGATGATGTGCAGCGAGTCCCCGAACTGCTGCCGGTGGCGAATACGGAACTGATGCGAAGCTGGATCAGGCATGCGGAACGAAAGCATGTGGAGTGCGAGTGGCGCCAGTGGGCCTCACTCTCCGCCTACCTGCCGAAGCCCTCCGCACGCGAGCGGGCCCTTGATACCGTGATGCGTCTCTGGCTGGAGCGGGATGAAGTCGCCGCCCGTGCCTGGATGCAGGACCTTCCTTCCGGACCTGCTCGCGAAGTGGCAGAGGCCGCCTGTCTGGAAGCGGAGATAGGTCATGTGGTGAAGGAGGATTGGCATCGAGCGTTGAGCCTTGCCAAAGCCATGCCCGAAGGGACTCGCAGGCAGCGCTGCTTGAAGACGGTGTTTGCCGACGCCGCGAGTGAGAAGCTCGACTTCGTACAAAAGG contains the following coding sequences:
- a CDS encoding sulfatase family protein, which codes for MSRFLLISALHLAASVVSLGAAEPARPNIVLIYADDLGYGDISCQGATRVSTPNIDRLAKEGLRFTDGHSSSATCTPSRFSMLTGEYAFRQKGTGVLPGDAGLIIKPGRTTLPSILQKAGYKTGVVGKWHLGLGEGNVDWNQDVKPGPLEIGFDSSYIMAATGDRVPCVYVKDHKVVGLDPSDPIKVSYKTPFPGEPTGKANPEMLKMHPSHGHDMALINGISRIGYMTGGKSARWVDEDFADVITREAVSFIEQNKAQPFFLFFATHDIHVPRVPHPRFVGKTPMGPRGDAIAQLDWSVGEVLATLDRLKLAENTLVIFSSDNGPVVDDGYKDDAVTKLGDHKPAGPWRGGKYSRFEGATRVPFIVRWPTKVKPGTSDALVCQVDLSASLAALTGQTVAKGDAPDSLNVLPALLGESKEGRDHLVEHAASLSLRKGTWKLITPAQGPKVSKNTNTETGADPQAQLFDLAKDPGETTNVARSHPDVELEMKAMIQKVVSEGTPRP